A genomic stretch from Cloacibacterium caeni includes:
- a CDS encoding RluA family pseudouridine synthase — translation MQNSNSNIASQILYEDNHLLVINKKVGQLVQGDKTGDESLLESIKNFIKIRDNKPGNVYLGLVHRIDRPTSGLVIYAKTSKALSRLTQMVKNREIKKTYWAVVAKEMIPPSQRLVHYLKKNEKNNKAIVFPKPTEGAKEAILTYNLIKALDNYLLLEIDLETGRHHQIRAQLSKNGTPIKGDLKYGSPRSNPDGGIHLHARKLEFIHPVTKENIEITAPVPQNDAVWRACEENF, via the coding sequence ATGCAAAACTCGAATTCAAATATCGCTTCTCAAATCCTCTACGAAGACAATCACCTTCTTGTCATCAATAAAAAAGTTGGGCAATTGGTGCAAGGTGATAAAACTGGCGACGAATCTCTTTTAGAATCCATTAAAAATTTCATTAAAATAAGAGATAATAAACCCGGAAATGTTTACCTAGGTTTGGTTCATAGAATTGATAGGCCAACTTCTGGTTTAGTAATCTATGCCAAAACTTCTAAAGCGCTTTCTCGTCTTACACAAATGGTAAAAAACCGTGAAATTAAGAAAACATATTGGGCAGTTGTAGCCAAGGAAATGATTCCGCCTTCTCAAAGATTGGTTCATTATCTCAAAAAAAATGAGAAAAATAACAAAGCAATTGTTTTCCCAAAACCAACTGAAGGTGCAAAGGAAGCGATTCTTACTTATAATCTTATCAAAGCGCTAGACAATTATCTTCTCCTCGAGATTGATTTAGAAACAGGAAGACATCACCAAATCAGAGCACAATTATCTAAAAACGGAACGCCCATAAAAGGAGATTTAAAATATGGTTCGCCACGTTCTAATCCTGATGGAGGTATTCATTTACATGCTAGAAAATTAGAATTTATTCACCCGGTAACGAAAGAAAATATAGAAATTACGGCGCCAGTTCCTCAGAATGATGCCGTTTGGCGTGCTTGCGAAGAAAATTTTTAA
- a CDS encoding TonB-dependent receptor yields the protein MKGFIILGLGMSSVLSAQIDTAQVKEIQEVSFTKRLPVSKEIINVQKDLGAKNLGQDLPILLKNQMSVVATSDAGNGVGYTGFRIRGSAGTSINVMLNGVPYNDSESQGTFFVNIPDMASSASQIVIQRGVGTSSNGTASFGASVNILTKNPEEKPYFLTNQSAGSFNTFKHSFEAGTGKFLNNLLSVSARYSIINSDGYIDRAFSKLNSYNINALFEKGNTKLRFLTFGGKEKTYQAWNGIDKATYESNPKFNYSGAIYDANWENIIGFYDNETDNYRQNHYHLLWEQKLGKIWNLETTFHLTHGEGYYENYKQDAKFSKYDLPNIVENGNTITRTDFIRKKWLDNDFYGVVSSLYGNFENLNLNFGVAANQYFGRHFGNVTGVKYTDIFEHEYYRNNALKNEVSGFAKAIYKMEKLEFFGDLQLRNIDYKTYILDENAEEGADLSQKWTFFNPKFGVNYQLENGKLFFSYAHAHREPNRDDLFANPNTKPEKLHDFELGLEKTFGNVSFTANAYYMNYVNQLVLSGEINMVGEFIKINSGKSYRLGLELGTLAKVSEKLNVLGNITLSQNKNVDFKIEENSTVTNLGNTNISFSPNIIANAIIQYKPIKNLQLNLNNQYIGKQYLDNTETQSLQLNDYFLTDFNAQYEFKIAKQEVSLQFLLNNIFDKKYVNNGFVYDGPYYYAQAGRNFMMGLNVKL from the coding sequence ATGAAAGGATTTATTATTTTAGGGCTAGGAATGAGCTCTGTTCTCTCTGCGCAAATAGATACGGCGCAAGTAAAAGAAATTCAAGAGGTTAGCTTTACGAAAAGGCTGCCGGTTTCCAAAGAAATTATTAACGTACAAAAAGATTTAGGAGCCAAAAATCTAGGTCAGGATTTGCCTATTTTGCTCAAAAATCAAATGTCTGTAGTTGCAACTTCGGATGCTGGAAACGGAGTGGGTTACACTGGTTTCAGAATTAGAGGAAGTGCAGGAACAAGCATTAATGTAATGCTGAATGGTGTTCCGTATAACGATTCGGAAAGTCAAGGGACTTTTTTTGTGAATATTCCAGACATGGCAAGTTCGGCATCGCAGATTGTCATCCAAAGAGGAGTAGGAACTTCTAGCAATGGAACAGCAAGTTTCGGAGCAAGTGTGAATATTTTGACCAAAAATCCAGAGGAGAAACCTTATTTTTTGACCAATCAAAGCGCAGGAAGTTTTAACACCTTTAAACATTCCTTTGAAGCAGGAACAGGAAAATTTTTGAACAATTTACTGTCGGTTTCGGCAAGGTATTCTATCATTAATTCAGATGGTTACATTGATAGAGCTTTTTCTAAACTCAATTCTTACAATATCAATGCGCTCTTCGAAAAAGGCAATACGAAACTGAGATTTTTAACTTTCGGTGGAAAAGAAAAAACGTATCAAGCGTGGAATGGAATTGATAAAGCTACCTATGAATCTAATCCGAAATTTAATTATTCTGGAGCAATTTATGATGCTAATTGGGAAAATATTATTGGGTTTTACGATAATGAAACCGATAATTACCGACAAAACCATTATCATTTACTTTGGGAACAAAAACTCGGTAAAATTTGGAATCTAGAAACTACTTTTCATCTCACTCATGGAGAAGGTTACTATGAAAATTATAAGCAAGATGCTAAATTTTCTAAATATGATTTGCCCAATATCGTAGAAAACGGAAATACAATTACCAGAACAGATTTCATTAGAAAAAAATGGTTAGATAATGATTTTTACGGCGTAGTTTCTAGTCTTTATGGGAATTTTGAAAATCTTAATTTGAATTTCGGAGTAGCTGCAAATCAATATTTCGGGAGACATTTTGGGAACGTGACTGGAGTGAAATATACTGATATTTTCGAGCACGAATATTACAGAAATAATGCTTTGAAAAATGAAGTTTCAGGTTTTGCGAAAGCCATTTACAAAATGGAAAAACTTGAATTTTTTGGAGATTTACAACTTAGAAACATTGACTATAAAACATATATTTTAGATGAAAATGCAGAAGAAGGAGCAGATTTAAGTCAGAAATGGACGTTTTTTAATCCAAAATTCGGGGTGAATTATCAGTTAGAAAACGGAAAATTATTTTTCTCTTATGCTCATGCTCACAGAGAACCTAACCGTGATGATTTATTTGCCAATCCTAATACGAAGCCAGAAAAATTACATGATTTTGAGCTCGGTTTAGAAAAAACGTTTGGTAATGTTTCTTTTACTGCAAACGCTTATTACATGAATTATGTGAATCAATTGGTACTAAGTGGAGAAATCAACATGGTAGGAGAATTCATTAAAATTAATTCTGGAAAATCTTATAGATTAGGTTTAGAATTGGGAACTTTGGCTAAAGTTTCAGAAAAACTGAACGTATTAGGAAATATTACTTTGAGTCAGAATAAAAATGTAGATTTCAAAATTGAAGAAAATTCTACAGTGACTAATTTGGGTAATACTAACATTTCTTTCTCTCCTAATATTATTGCCAATGCTATAATTCAGTATAAGCCTATTAAAAATTTACAGTTAAATCTTAATAATCAATATATTGGAAAGCAATATTTGGACAACACAGAAACCCAATCACTACAACTGAATGATTATTTCTTGACTGATTTTAATGCACAATATGAGTTTAAAATTGCAAAACAAGAGGTGAGTTTACAATTTTTGCTGAATAATATTTTTGACAAAAAATATGTAAATAACGGTTTTGTGTATGATGGACCTTACTATTATGCACAAGCTGGAAGAAATTTTATGATGGGGCTAAATGTTAAGCTGTAA
- a CDS encoding bifunctional aconitate hydratase 2/2-methylisocitrate dehydratase: MNIYQDYIQEIEERKAQGLHPKPIDSAELLSAIIEQIKDTANEYRADSLQFFIYNILPGTTSAAGVKAKFLKEIILGESVVEEITPTFAFELLSHMKGGPSIEVLLDLALGNDEAIAKQAAEVLKTQVFLYDADTARLKEAYETGNVIAKDILESYAKAEFFTKLPEVPEEIKVVTYIAAEGDISTDLLSPGNQAHSRSDRELHGKCMMSPAQQEEIKALQAQHPDASVMLIAEKGTMGVGSSRMSGVNNVALWTGKQASPYVPFVNIAPIVAGTNGISPIFLTTVDVTGGIGIDLQNWVKKVDENGNPVRNENGDIVLEEKYSVATGTVLTINTKEKKLYNGETELKDISKSFTPQKLEFIRAGGSYAIVFGKKIQTFAAKTLGITAPTVFAPSKEISIEGQGLTAVEKIFNRNAVGVPEGKLLHAGSDVRVEVNIVGSQDTTGLMTAQELESMAATVISPIVDGAYQSGCHTASVWDKKAQANIPKLMKFMNDFGVITARDPKGEYHAMTDVIHKVLNDITVDEWAIIIGGDSHTRMSKGVAFGADSGTVALALATGEASMPIPESVKVTFKGEMKKHMDFRDVVHATQAQMLKQFDGENVFQGRIIEVHIGTLPADQAFTFTDWTAEMKAKASICISEDDTLIESLEIAKSRIQIMIDKGMDNKNHVLQGLINKANKRIEEIRTGDKPALTPDANAKYYAEVVVDLDQIVEPMIADPDVNNDDVSKRYTHDTIRDLTYYGGEKKVDLGFVGSCMVHKGDLKIVSQMLKNLEKQNGKVEFQAPLVVAAPTYNIIDELKAEGDWELLEKYSGFEFNDAAPKGEARTQYENMMYLERPGCNLCMGNQEKAEKGDTVLATSTRLFQGRVVEDSDRKKGESLLASTPVVVLSAILGRIPSIDEYKTAVEGINLTTFVPSIKELVTVGHF, encoded by the coding sequence ATGAATATTTATCAGGATTACATCCAGGAAATCGAAGAAAGAAAAGCACAGGGGCTTCACCCAAAACCTATTGACAGTGCAGAATTACTAAGCGCAATTATTGAGCAAATTAAAGATACAGCAAATGAGTACAGAGCTGATTCTCTACAATTTTTCATCTATAACATTTTACCAGGCACAACTAGTGCAGCTGGTGTAAAAGCTAAGTTTTTAAAGGAAATAATCCTTGGTGAATCTGTGGTTGAAGAAATTACTCCAACTTTCGCTTTTGAATTGCTATCTCACATGAAAGGAGGTCCTTCTATCGAAGTTCTTCTTGATTTGGCTTTAGGAAATGATGAAGCTATTGCAAAACAAGCCGCTGAAGTTCTTAAAACTCAGGTTTTCTTATATGATGCTGATACAGCACGTTTAAAAGAAGCTTATGAAACGGGAAATGTAATCGCTAAAGATATTTTGGAAAGCTATGCAAAAGCAGAGTTTTTCACTAAACTTCCAGAAGTTCCAGAAGAAATTAAAGTTGTGACTTATATCGCTGCAGAAGGTGATATTTCAACTGATTTATTATCTCCGGGAAATCAGGCACACTCTCGTTCAGACCGTGAATTACACGGAAAATGTATGATGTCTCCTGCTCAACAGGAAGAAATAAAAGCTTTACAAGCTCAACATCCTGATGCAAGTGTAATGCTTATTGCAGAAAAAGGAACAATGGGAGTTGGTTCTTCTCGTATGTCTGGGGTAAACAACGTTGCACTTTGGACTGGTAAACAAGCAAGTCCTTACGTACCATTCGTAAACATCGCTCCAATTGTAGCTGGAACTAATGGAATTTCTCCAATTTTCTTAACTACAGTTGATGTAACTGGAGGTATTGGAATAGACCTTCAAAACTGGGTGAAAAAAGTTGACGAAAACGGAAACCCTGTTCGTAATGAAAATGGTGATATTGTTTTAGAAGAAAAATATTCCGTTGCTACAGGAACTGTTTTAACCATCAATACCAAAGAAAAGAAATTATATAACGGAGAAACTGAATTGAAAGATATTTCAAAATCATTTACTCCTCAAAAATTAGAATTTATTAGAGCTGGTGGTTCTTATGCTATCGTTTTTGGTAAAAAAATCCAAACATTTGCTGCAAAAACTTTAGGAATTACTGCTCCAACGGTTTTTGCACCTTCTAAAGAAATTTCTATCGAAGGACAAGGACTTACCGCTGTTGAAAAAATCTTCAACAGAAATGCAGTGGGTGTTCCTGAAGGTAAATTATTACACGCAGGTTCTGATGTAAGAGTTGAAGTAAATATCGTTGGTTCTCAAGACACTACAGGTTTAATGACCGCTCAAGAACTAGAATCTATGGCAGCAACGGTGATTTCTCCAATTGTAGATGGAGCGTATCAGTCAGGTTGTCACACCGCTTCAGTTTGGGATAAAAAAGCGCAGGCTAATATTCCTAAATTAATGAAATTTATGAATGATTTCGGGGTAATCACAGCTCGTGACCCGAAAGGTGAATATCACGCAATGACAGATGTTATTCATAAAGTTCTTAACGATATTACAGTAGACGAATGGGCAATCATCATCGGAGGAGATTCTCACACAAGAATGTCTAAAGGTGTGGCTTTCGGCGCTGACTCTGGAACGGTAGCTTTGGCTTTGGCAACAGGTGAGGCTTCAATGCCAATTCCTGAATCTGTAAAAGTGACTTTCAAAGGCGAAATGAAAAAGCACATGGATTTCCGTGATGTAGTTCATGCAACTCAGGCTCAGATGTTGAAGCAATTTGACGGAGAAAACGTTTTCCAAGGTAGAATTATTGAAGTTCACATTGGAACACTTCCTGCCGACCAAGCATTTACCTTCACAGACTGGACTGCAGAAATGAAAGCGAAAGCTTCAATTTGTATCTCAGAAGATGACACTTTGATTGAATCATTGGAAATTGCAAAAAGCAGAATCCAGATTATGATTGATAAAGGAATGGACAATAAAAATCACGTTCTACAAGGATTAATCAATAAAGCAAATAAGAGAATTGAGGAAATCAGAACAGGAGACAAACCTGCTTTAACTCCAGATGCTAATGCTAAATATTACGCTGAAGTTGTGGTAGATTTAGATCAAATCGTTGAACCAATGATTGCAGACCCAGATGTAAACAACGACGATGTTTCTAAAAGATATACGCACGACACCATCAGAGATCTAACGTATTACGGAGGTGAGAAAAAAGTTGACCTTGGTTTCGTAGGTTCTTGTATGGTTCACAAAGGTGACCTTAAAATCGTTTCTCAAATGCTTAAAAACCTTGAAAAACAAAATGGTAAAGTAGAATTCCAAGCGCCATTGGTTGTAGCCGCTCCTACTTATAACATCATCGATGAATTAAAAGCTGAAGGCGATTGGGAATTATTAGAAAAATATTCAGGTTTTGAATTTAACGATGCAGCTCCAAAAGGCGAAGCTCGTACACAGTATGAAAATATGATGTACTTAGAGCGTCCAGGTTGTAATCTTTGCATGGGTAACCAAGAAAAAGCGGAAAAAGGAGACACTGTTTTGGCAACTTCCACCCGTCTTTTCCAAGGAAGAGTAGTAGAAGATTCTGATCGTAAAAAAGGAGAATCTCTATTGGCTTCTACTCCAGTCGTAGTATTGTCGGCAATCTTAGGTCGTATTCCAAGTATTGACGAGTACAAAACAGCTGTTGAAGGAATCAACTTAACGACTTTCGTTCCGTCTATTAAAGAACTGGTAACTGTTGGCCATTTTTAA
- a CDS encoding T9SS type A sorting domain-containing protein, whose protein sequence is MKKLYSFFATIFTVVAIYSQSLLTIEQTPANSGIYTITYNDSANGWAFYNPGVGNPIGVYLWLNGADNSTGSPFNDNFSNITAQLTWDGTNYSGTIDLNTHNFNKTGGVLPAGTTVTELHFLFTEFPIGKNTHQTTDKLASAYGFTSTTTSSLSTIDINSSKFKSFVSEGRLYTPKKGIVNIQVMDFSGRVIKTFTANSSVNGIELNLPKKGNFILKLDNEIVKFKY, encoded by the coding sequence ATGAAAAAACTTTATTCTTTTTTCGCAACCATTTTTACAGTAGTTGCAATTTACAGTCAGTCATTATTAACAATTGAGCAAACTCCAGCCAATTCTGGAATTTATACCATAACCTATAATGATTCAGCAAATGGATGGGCTTTTTATAATCCAGGAGTGGGAAATCCTATTGGAGTTTATTTGTGGTTAAATGGTGCAGATAATTCTACAGGAAGTCCATTTAATGATAATTTCAGTAATATCACGGCTCAATTAACATGGGATGGTACAAATTATAGTGGAACAATTGATTTAAATACCCATAATTTTAATAAAACTGGCGGTGTTTTACCAGCAGGAACTACTGTAACAGAATTGCATTTCCTATTTACAGAATTTCCAATAGGTAAAAATACACATCAAACTACCGACAAATTAGCATCTGCTTATGGATTTACATCTACCACTACCAGTTCACTAAGTACAATAGATATTAACAGCTCGAAATTTAAATCTTTTGTTTCAGAAGGTAGATTGTATACTCCTAAAAAAGGAATTGTAAACATTCAAGTCATGGATTTCTCTGGAAGAGTGATTAAAACATTTACGGCTAATTCTTCTGTAAATGGAATCGAACTTAATCTTCCTAAAAAAGGAAACTTTATATTGAAATTAGATAATGAAATTGTAAAGTTTAAATATTAA
- a CDS encoding IS4 family transposase produces MDSKLTLFSQIISKIDRGIFKKIVIEKKTDYRNKGFDSWNHLVSMLFCHFAKSTSVRDISNGLRSATGNLNHLGIKTAPSKSSISYQNGKRDADLFKDVYFKLLEQLGQHTKERRIKLKIKVPVYLLDSTLISLCLSLFDWATYRTKKGAVKMHTLLEYDGKLPVYVNITKGSVADNKGAENIPLEKGAVIVADRFYNDFPMLSIWDSKGVFFVIRHKENLKFETLQERELPPKGAQSILKDEEIVLSNPLSKEKYPKKLRRVAIWDNENKQTIEMISNNFSWAASTIAELYKQRWQIEIFFRDIKQLLHIKTFIGTSENAVKIQIWTALITILILKYLKSIAKYNWQLSNLVAFIRLNIFVKINLQFWLDKPFEQPPETPKNYYQGVLF; encoded by the coding sequence ATGGATTCAAAATTAACATTATTTTCCCAAATCATTTCAAAAATAGACCGAGGGATTTTCAAAAAAATAGTAATTGAGAAGAAAACCGATTACCGAAATAAAGGATTTGATAGTTGGAACCACTTAGTTTCTATGCTTTTCTGTCATTTTGCCAAAAGCACTTCGGTTCGGGACATTTCCAACGGGCTTCGCAGTGCCACAGGAAACCTGAATCATTTAGGGATAAAAACAGCACCTTCCAAATCTTCTATTAGCTACCAGAATGGAAAACGAGATGCAGATTTGTTTAAAGACGTGTATTTCAAACTATTAGAACAATTAGGACAGCACACGAAAGAAAGACGGATAAAACTCAAAATAAAAGTTCCTGTCTATTTATTAGATTCTACCCTTATTTCTCTATGCCTGTCTTTGTTCGATTGGGCAACATATCGAACTAAAAAAGGAGCCGTGAAAATGCATACCTTACTTGAATATGACGGGAAACTTCCTGTTTATGTGAATATTACCAAAGGAAGTGTTGCTGATAACAAGGGAGCGGAAAACATTCCTTTGGAAAAGGGAGCAGTCATTGTTGCAGACCGATTCTATAACGATTTTCCAATGCTCTCTATTTGGGACAGCAAAGGTGTTTTCTTCGTAATAAGACATAAAGAAAATCTGAAATTTGAAACTTTACAGGAACGAGAACTTCCACCAAAAGGAGCTCAAAGCATCCTAAAAGACGAAGAAATAGTACTCTCAAATCCTTTATCCAAAGAAAAATATCCAAAAAAATTAAGAAGAGTGGCTATTTGGGATAATGAAAACAAGCAAACCATTGAAATGATTTCCAATAATTTCTCTTGGGCTGCTTCTACCATAGCAGAATTATACAAGCAAAGATGGCAAATTGAGATCTTTTTTAGAGATATCAAGCAGTTGCTTCACATCAAAACCTTCATTGGAACTTCTGAAAATGCAGTGAAAATCCAAATCTGGACGGCACTTATCACTATTCTCATTCTGAAATACCTGAAATCCATCGCTAAATATAATTGGCAATTATCAAATCTGGTAGCTTTTATCCGATTGAATATTTTTGTTAAAATTAATCTTCAATTTTGGCTCGACAAACCATTTGAGCAACCGCCTGAAACCCCCAAAAACTATTATCAAGGGGTTCTTTTTTGA
- a CDS encoding aconitate hydratase, with the protein MTFDINMIKKVYERYPERIAAARQVVQKPLTLAEKILYAHLWQGNATEAYERGNSYVDFAPDRVAMQDATAQMALLQFMQAGKAKVAVPSTVHADHLIQAKIGADKDLQEALNKNNEVFNFLSSICNKYGIGFWKPGAGIIHQVVLENYAFPGGMMIGTDSHTVNAGGLGMVAIGVGGADAVDVMAGMAWELKMPKLIGVKLTGKLNGWTSAKDVILKVAGILTVKGGTGAIVEYFGEGAVSLSATGKGTICNMGAEIGATTSTFGYDDSMRRYLAATGRQEVVDAADKIAEHLTGDAEVYAEPEKYFDQVIEINLSELTPHLNGPFTPDLATPVAEMRDKAIANDWPLDIEWALIGSCTNSSYEDLSRAASIVEDAVAKGVKPKAILGINPGSEQVRYTAERDGLIDTFKKFENSRIFTNACGPCIGQWDREGAEKQEKNSIIHSFNRNFAKRADGNPNTHAFVASPEMVAAVAISGRLDFNPITDTLTNQNGEQVKLDEPKGSELPAKGFDVEDNGYQAPAEDGSAVQVIVSPTSDRLQLLEPFQPWDGKNITGAKLLIKAEGKCTTDHISMAGPWLKYRGHLDNISNNMLIGAVNFFNKETNRVKNQLTGEYGEVPAVQRAYKAASVPSIVVGDQNYGEGSSREHAAMEPRHLGVKAVLVKSFARIHETNLKKQGMLALTFVNAEDYDKIQEDDTFDFLNLEGFAPNTPLQIQITHKDGTTETILANHTYNEQQIGWFKAGSALNLIAEEAKKA; encoded by the coding sequence ATGACATTCGACATTAACATGATCAAAAAAGTGTATGAGCGCTACCCTGAAAGAATTGCTGCAGCAAGACAAGTAGTACAAAAACCTCTTACACTCGCTGAAAAAATTCTTTACGCTCACCTTTGGCAAGGTAATGCTACAGAAGCTTACGAAAGAGGAAATTCTTATGTAGATTTCGCTCCGGATAGAGTTGCAATGCAAGATGCAACTGCGCAAATGGCGCTTTTACAGTTTATGCAAGCAGGAAAAGCTAAAGTTGCCGTTCCTTCTACAGTTCACGCTGATCACTTAATTCAAGCTAAAATTGGAGCTGATAAAGATTTACAAGAAGCACTGAATAAAAATAACGAAGTTTTCAACTTCCTTTCTTCTATTTGTAACAAATATGGTATCGGCTTCTGGAAACCAGGCGCTGGTATTATTCACCAAGTAGTTTTAGAAAATTATGCTTTCCCTGGTGGAATGATGATTGGTACCGACTCTCACACTGTAAATGCAGGTGGATTAGGAATGGTAGCAATTGGAGTTGGAGGAGCTGATGCAGTAGACGTAATGGCTGGAATGGCTTGGGAACTTAAAATGCCTAAACTAATTGGTGTAAAACTTACTGGTAAGCTAAACGGTTGGACTTCAGCTAAAGACGTAATCCTAAAAGTAGCAGGAATTCTTACTGTAAAAGGTGGAACTGGTGCTATTGTAGAATATTTTGGAGAAGGAGCGGTATCTCTTTCTGCAACAGGAAAAGGAACTATCTGTAACATGGGTGCAGAAATTGGCGCTACCACTTCTACTTTCGGTTATGATGATTCTATGAGAAGATATCTTGCTGCAACAGGAAGACAAGAAGTAGTAGATGCTGCTGATAAAATCGCTGAACATTTAACTGGTGATGCTGAAGTGTACGCAGAACCAGAAAAATATTTCGACCAAGTAATTGAAATTAACCTTTCTGAATTAACACCTCATCTTAATGGTCCTTTTACTCCAGACTTAGCAACTCCAGTTGCTGAAATGAGAGATAAAGCTATTGCAAATGACTGGCCTCTAGATATAGAATGGGCTTTAATTGGTTCTTGTACCAACTCATCATACGAAGATTTATCTAGAGCCGCTTCTATTGTAGAAGACGCTGTAGCAAAAGGGGTAAAACCAAAAGCTATTTTAGGAATTAACCCAGGTTCTGAACAGGTAAGATATACTGCAGAAAGAGACGGATTAATTGATACTTTCAAAAAATTTGAAAATTCTAGAATCTTTACCAACGCTTGTGGACCTTGTATCGGACAATGGGATAGAGAAGGCGCTGAAAAACAAGAGAAAAACTCTATTATTCACTCTTTCAACAGAAACTTTGCAAAAAGAGCAGATGGTAACCCAAATACTCACGCTTTCGTAGCTTCTCCTGAAATGGTAGCTGCTGTTGCAATTTCTGGAAGATTAGACTTCAACCCAATTACAGATACATTAACCAACCAAAATGGTGAACAAGTAAAACTAGACGAACCTAAAGGTTCTGAACTTCCAGCAAAAGGATTTGACGTAGAAGATAACGGCTACCAAGCTCCTGCGGAAGACGGTTCTGCTGTTCAAGTAATTGTTTCTCCTACTTCAGATAGATTACAGTTATTAGAACCTTTCCAACCTTGGGATGGTAAAAATATTACAGGTGCTAAACTCCTCATCAAAGCTGAAGGAAAATGTACTACTGACCATATTTCTATGGCTGGTCCTTGGTTAAAATACAGAGGTCACTTAGATAACATTTCTAACAATATGTTGATTGGTGCTGTTAACTTTTTTAACAAAGAAACGAACAGAGTTAAAAACCAATTAACTGGAGAATACGGTGAAGTTCCTGCAGTACAAAGAGCTTACAAAGCTGCTAGTGTTCCTTCAATTGTAGTAGGAGACCAAAACTACGGAGAAGGTTCTTCAAGAGAGCACGCTGCAATGGAACCAAGACATCTGGGCGTGAAAGCCGTTTTGGTAAAATCTTTCGCGAGAATTCACGAAACGAACCTTAAGAAACAAGGTATGCTTGCATTAACTTTCGTAAATGCTGAGGATTATGATAAAATCCAAGAAGATGATACTTTTGATTTCTTAAATCTAGAAGGTTTCGCACCGAATACTCCACTTCAAATTCAGATTACACATAAAGATGGTACTACTGAAACTATCTTAGCAAACCACACTTATAACGAACAACAAATTGGTTGGTTCAAAGCAGGTTCTGCGCTTAATCTAATTGCTGAAGAAGCTAAAAAAGCATAA
- a CDS encoding DUF2752 domain-containing protein yields MYKGEKKWIFVVIILLITGYYFFLNPYEQEYFFISCPFYKITGFQCSGCGSQRAFHEILHLNFKEAFRQNALVLIAIPYFSLIFFTSFFQEKFAKLRQFLIGKKTILILFFIAILFGIFRNL; encoded by the coding sequence ATGTACAAGGGTGAAAAAAAATGGATTTTTGTAGTTATAATACTGCTTATAACAGGTTATTATTTTTTTCTAAATCCTTATGAACAAGAGTATTTTTTTATTTCTTGTCCTTTTTATAAGATTACGGGTTTCCAGTGTTCAGGTTGTGGTTCACAAAGAGCATTTCACGAAATTTTACATCTGAACTTCAAAGAAGCGTTTCGCCAAAATGCACTTGTACTAATCGCAATTCCTTATTTTTCATTGATTTTCTTTACCAGTTTTTTTCAAGAAAAATTCGCTAAACTAAGACAGTTTCTCATCGGCAAGAAAACAATACTAATTTTGTTCTTCATCGCAATTCTTTTCGGTATTTTTAGAAATTTATAA